Proteins from a genomic interval of Sporolactobacillus sp. Y61:
- a CDS encoding arylsulfatase, whose translation MKKIGMLTPSSNTVLEPVTFAMVSGISDEVSVHFSRFQVTEISLKDNALAQFNKKNLLNAAKLLADAYVDVIAWNGTSAGWLGFDSDEELCRTIEKETGIPTTTSVLALNESFKMLHAVNYGLVTPYTEDVNEKIIANYETIGLNCIKHEASHLYVNHQFSAINEDEIMKMVGYVAEAKPDAITTFCTNLKAAPLVEQLENEYQIIILDTISVVVWKCLKMIGVKTEKIKGWGKLFQY comes from the coding sequence ATGAAAAAAATAGGCATGTTGACCCCCTCATCAAATACTGTTCTGGAACCGGTGACGTTCGCCATGGTCTCTGGTATTTCAGACGAAGTCTCTGTTCACTTTTCAAGATTCCAGGTCACAGAGATATCTTTAAAAGATAATGCCCTGGCTCAATTTAACAAGAAAAACCTTTTGAATGCAGCTAAACTTCTCGCGGATGCATATGTTGATGTCATTGCGTGGAATGGCACATCTGCCGGCTGGTTAGGATTTGATTCTGATGAAGAACTCTGCAGAACAATTGAAAAAGAAACAGGTATACCAACAACGACATCAGTTTTAGCTTTAAACGAATCATTCAAAATGCTTCATGCAGTGAATTATGGATTAGTCACCCCGTATACAGAAGATGTGAATGAAAAGATTATTGCTAATTATGAAACCATAGGTCTGAACTGTATAAAGCATGAAGCCTCACACCTGTATGTGAACCATCAATTTAGTGCAATTAATGAGGATGAGATTATGAAGATGGTGGGATATGTGGCTGAGGCGAAACCAGATGCCATAACCACTTTCTGTACAAATTTAAAAGCTGCACCTCTTGTTGAACAATTAGAAAACGAGTATCAGATTATCATTTTGGATACAATTTCAGTTGTTGTGTGGAAATGTTTAAAGATGATTGGTGTAAAAACAGAAAAAATAAAGGGTTGGGGCAAATTGTTTCAGTACTGA
- a CDS encoding IS256 family transposase, with protein MAQLQITLDEQLLHQLFLGDSKESGMNALLEAILDQVLQAQASEQLKAEKYERSEARTDYRNGSYPHQLTTRVGKLSLNVPRLRNGHFSTDLFKRYQRSEQALVLSLMEMVINGVSTRRVSHITEELCGTDFSKSTVSDLCGHLDPLVHGWNDRPLEGSYPFLFVDAIYTKVRENGRVRSRGVLISYGVNEKGYRMILGLKVDDSESTEAWKNYFDWLKSRGLKGVDVIVSDDHGGLVGAVQKAFQGATWQRCQAHFLRNVNDRFPDDLQREGAEQVKAILHAPDIETARTLLQSFLDTYQEKASKVTEMVEEAFDDVTAVLSLPEPYRRRLRTTNGMERLNEEFRRREQVIRIFPNRESIIRLMGSVLMEQDEKWSNGRRYLRMDDYFDWKAKQPKVANSSKVTAIYPG; from the coding sequence ATGGCTCAACTACAGATTACTCTAGATGAACAACTTTTGCATCAATTATTTCTTGGCGATTCAAAAGAATCTGGCATGAATGCCCTTTTGGAGGCGATTTTAGATCAAGTACTTCAGGCGCAGGCCAGTGAGCAACTGAAAGCCGAAAAATATGAACGTAGTGAGGCCCGGACCGATTACCGAAACGGCTCCTATCCCCACCAACTAACGACCCGTGTGGGCAAGCTTTCGCTGAACGTTCCTCGACTACGCAACGGTCATTTTTCAACCGATCTCTTTAAACGCTATCAGCGCAGTGAACAAGCGCTCGTTTTGTCTTTGATGGAAATGGTCATCAATGGGGTTTCAACACGCCGTGTCAGTCACATCACTGAAGAGCTTTGCGGCACAGACTTCTCGAAGTCGACCGTATCGGATCTTTGCGGACATCTGGATCCACTGGTCCATGGCTGGAATGACCGCCCTCTGGAGGGCAGCTATCCGTTTCTGTTTGTTGATGCGATTTATACAAAGGTGCGTGAAAATGGCCGTGTTCGTTCTCGTGGTGTATTGATTAGTTATGGCGTCAACGAGAAAGGGTATCGCATGATTCTGGGTCTGAAAGTCGATGACAGCGAAAGCACGGAGGCGTGGAAGAACTATTTCGATTGGCTGAAGTCTCGTGGTCTGAAGGGCGTCGATGTGATTGTCAGTGATGATCATGGGGGTCTCGTCGGTGCCGTTCAAAAAGCGTTTCAGGGAGCCACATGGCAACGGTGCCAGGCTCACTTTCTGCGCAACGTAAACGATCGGTTCCCAGATGATTTACAGCGAGAAGGAGCTGAACAGGTAAAAGCGATTCTGCACGCCCCAGACATCGAAACCGCTCGTACGCTCCTTCAGTCTTTTCTGGATACTTATCAGGAGAAAGCGTCTAAAGTGACTGAAATGGTGGAGGAGGCTTTTGATGATGTCACTGCAGTCCTTTCACTTCCGGAGCCGTATCGTCGCCGCCTGCGAACGACAAACGGTATGGAGCGCCTCAATGAAGAATTTCGCCGTCGGGAGCAGGTCATTCGTATTTTTCCTAACCGCGAGTCAATCATCCGCCTCATGGGTTCTGTTCTCATGGAGCAGGACGAAAAGTGGTCGAACGGCCGGCGCTACCTGAGAATGGATGACTATTTTGACTGGAAAGCGAAACAACCCAAAGTGGCTAATTCCAGTAAAGTGACAGCCATTTATCCAGGATAA
- a CDS encoding amidohydrolase family protein encodes MIVILLTNACLLTVNETNEIINPGAILIKGSKISDLGDSGKLINKYPGEKALDCHGKLIIPGFVNVHYHGALTIVRGVGPDLGVPPLYSRNIPQGVLLSREETYTMALLGYAEALRSGSTCIAANYLYMDDQVRAIANLGLRAVVSERLHDIDFFRIGQGEYIHDEQAGETSLERNLRLLSDWNGKEEGRITCHLGPHAPDTCTTPFLEKIIDIASRAHVGMTTHMAQSTMENREIYRREGLSPVKFSKAIGLLKSGTVAAHCIHVDDEDLTELADSGASVAFVSEGNLKRGDIAPVSSMENDGINVALCTDAMTGSMIEAMRFGSIVHKLSSGDNTRPTPEHLLRMATINGAKALSLDHVVGSLEKGKKADLLAISTDQYHLAPVISPAGTLVHAAVGTDISDVWIDGRHLVKEGEIVGLDEKKICSEAQKIALKCWQRVHK; translated from the coding sequence GTGATTGTTATATTATTAACAAATGCCTGTTTGCTAACTGTAAATGAAACAAATGAAATCATTAATCCTGGCGCTATCCTTATTAAAGGATCAAAAATTAGTGACCTCGGTGATTCGGGCAAGCTGATTAATAAATACCCCGGCGAAAAGGCCCTGGATTGTCATGGAAAGCTAATCATTCCCGGATTTGTAAATGTACATTATCATGGGGCATTAACCATTGTACGGGGAGTCGGGCCTGATTTAGGTGTCCCTCCTCTGTACAGCAGAAATATTCCCCAGGGTGTACTTTTGAGCCGCGAAGAGACCTATACTATGGCTTTACTGGGATATGCAGAAGCTTTGAGGTCCGGCAGTACCTGCATTGCTGCTAATTATCTATATATGGACGATCAGGTACGGGCAATCGCCAATTTAGGTTTACGGGCGGTAGTGAGCGAAAGACTGCATGATATCGACTTCTTTCGAATTGGACAAGGGGAATATATTCACGATGAACAGGCGGGCGAGACTTCGTTAGAACGTAATTTGCGACTGTTAAGTGACTGGAACGGGAAAGAGGAGGGAAGAATCACCTGTCACCTTGGCCCCCATGCTCCGGATACATGCACAACACCATTTCTGGAAAAGATTATTGATATAGCGAGCAGAGCACATGTGGGGATGACAACTCATATGGCGCAAAGCACAATGGAAAACAGAGAAATATACCGACGTGAAGGATTAAGTCCGGTCAAATTCTCCAAAGCTATAGGACTATTGAAGTCTGGAACCGTTGCTGCACATTGCATCCATGTTGATGATGAAGACCTGACAGAACTGGCAGATTCAGGTGCGAGCGTTGCGTTTGTATCAGAGGGCAACCTGAAAAGAGGAGATATTGCTCCGGTGAGCAGTATGGAAAATGATGGAATAAATGTCGCACTTTGTACGGATGCCATGACTGGAAGTATGATAGAAGCCATGCGTTTTGGTTCTATAGTTCATAAATTATCCAGTGGTGACAACACCCGACCAACGCCTGAGCATTTACTCCGAATGGCAACAATCAATGGTGCGAAGGCTTTATCACTTGATCATGTCGTCGGTTCATTAGAAAAAGGAAAAAAGGCTGACCTGCTTGCAATCAGTACAGATCAATATCATTTAGCTCCTGTCATATCCCCTGCAGGAACACTTGTGCATGCTGCTGTCGGAACAGATATATCTGATGTTTGGATAGATGGACGTCATCTGGTTAAAGAAGGGGAGATAGTTGGCCTGGATGAGAAAAAAATTTGCAGTGAGGCTCAGAAGATTGCTTTGAAATGTTGGCAACGCGTGCATAAATAA
- a CDS encoding amidohydrolase family protein has translation MLDLLFHNVKSIHFINNVDIGIEGGIITYIKDTGSPMPPAKHVVEADGRVVLPGFNESHIHLEKAYLLQKMEKEATSLQEAIQITADLKKTFTKEDITERATRVLGKCIQSGVTNLRCHVEVDDILQLKAMESILELKEKFANLITLQIVTFPQEGIFIQQHAAELMEESLKMGADAVGGIPYNDRDSSEHLDYVFHLAERYNKPIDLHIDLSDDPDDLSILDIIDRTKKYHMEGKVSVAHMTSLGSVEHHKARKIAAKIADAGINVMALPATDLYLNGRGDFEKIRRGLTPVSILLEERANVIFATNNIQNPFTPFGTGNILDVAYLFAEVTRMGTKEDANTIIDMLTYRSAKALNLTSYGFKIGGTADLVMFDAKNLRDVLLTQPHVVCSYKNGRKVI, from the coding sequence ATGCTGGATTTATTGTTTCATAATGTAAAAAGTATTCACTTTATTAATAATGTTGATATTGGCATTGAAGGAGGCATAATTACTTATATTAAGGATACAGGTTCACCGATGCCTCCAGCCAAACATGTTGTTGAGGCTGACGGCCGTGTTGTCCTCCCGGGATTTAATGAATCCCACATTCATCTGGAAAAGGCGTATTTGCTTCAAAAAATGGAAAAAGAGGCAACATCACTTCAAGAGGCCATTCAAATTACAGCGGATCTAAAAAAAACATTTACGAAAGAGGACATAACAGAACGGGCTACAAGAGTTTTGGGTAAATGCATACAAAGTGGTGTTACCAATTTGCGATGCCATGTTGAGGTAGATGATATACTTCAATTAAAAGCGATGGAATCCATTCTTGAACTTAAAGAAAAGTTTGCAAATCTTATCACTCTGCAAATTGTAACATTTCCGCAAGAAGGTATTTTTATACAGCAGCATGCAGCAGAACTAATGGAAGAATCATTAAAAATGGGGGCAGATGCAGTTGGCGGTATCCCCTATAATGACAGAGATTCCTCGGAGCATCTGGACTATGTTTTCCATCTTGCCGAACGCTATAACAAGCCAATAGATCTTCATATTGATTTATCAGATGATCCTGATGATTTATCCATTCTTGATATTATTGATCGGACAAAAAAATACCATATGGAAGGAAAAGTGTCAGTAGCTCATATGACCTCTCTCGGATCAGTAGAGCATCATAAGGCGCGCAAGATTGCAGCGAAAATTGCAGATGCTGGAATTAATGTTATGGCTTTGCCTGCGACAGATCTGTATTTAAACGGACGTGGCGATTTTGAAAAAATCAGACGGGGATTAACTCCAGTGTCTATTTTGTTAGAAGAGCGTGCCAATGTTATTTTCGCGACAAACAACATACAAAATCCCTTTACACCGTTCGGGACAGGCAATATTTTAGACGTTGCCTATTTATTTGCTGAGGTCACCAGAATGGGAACAAAGGAGGATGCTAACACCATAATAGATATGCTGACTTATCGATCAGCTAAAGCTCTGAATCTCACAAGTTATGGATTTAAGATAGGTGGAACAGCCGACCTGGTTATGTTTGATGCAAAGAATCTGCGCGATGTGCTGCTGACTCAGCCGCATGTTGTCTGCTCTTATAAAAACGGAAGAAAAGTGATCTGA
- a CDS encoding SDR family oxidoreductase → MGRFENKVILITGGGSGIGLATVKQFIKEGANVSVFDYRITDDLISTGCDYYQVDIRNSKLIKESVAAVINKWAKIDVLVNNAGIEFVCPLEDMEEEDWDRVLDTNLKGMFLTTKEVLPYLKQTHGVIVNTASQLALVGSGLFTAYTASKAAILNFTKSLSIEIAKDQVRVNAICPGAINTPLLNRQFENGKIGPQGSLNDLINMHPMGRLGEPEEIASPILFLCSNEASFMTGAYLVVDGGYTSW, encoded by the coding sequence ATGGGCAGGTTTGAAAATAAGGTAATTTTGATTACAGGCGGAGGTTCTGGTATTGGTCTGGCCACAGTTAAACAATTTATTAAGGAAGGTGCCAATGTTTCCGTCTTTGATTACAGAATAACTGATGATTTAATTTCTACAGGGTGTGATTACTATCAGGTAGACATAAGAAATTCTAAACTGATTAAAGAATCAGTGGCAGCAGTGATAAATAAATGGGCTAAAATTGATGTATTGGTGAATAATGCAGGTATTGAATTCGTATGTCCACTTGAAGACATGGAAGAAGAAGATTGGGATCGTGTCCTGGATACGAATTTAAAGGGCATGTTTTTAACCACAAAAGAAGTGCTGCCCTATTTAAAACAAACACATGGTGTGATTGTAAATACAGCTTCCCAGCTTGCTCTTGTGGGATCAGGACTATTTACTGCATATACCGCTTCAAAAGCTGCTATTCTTAACTTTACTAAGAGTTTGTCCATTGAGATTGCAAAAGACCAGGTCAGAGTAAACGCTATATGTCCCGGAGCAATCAATACACCATTACTGAACAGACAGTTTGAGAATGGGAAAATTGGGCCGCAGGGGTCCCTTAATGATTTGATTAATATGCATCCTATGGGGCGTCTGGGAGAACCAGAAGAGATTGCCAGCCCAATTCTTTTTTTATGCAGCAATGAGGCTTCGTTTATGACAGGAGCTTATCTTGTAGTTGATGGTGGTTATACATCTTGGTAA
- a CDS encoding thioredoxin domain-containing protein yields the protein MENHTGNNNRFRTVVLSILILFCLVIVSYTGYRLWASSQLNNQLLAQDKQKIDVQGFPYLGSKDAPITIVEYGDYRCYYCRLFFNNVLENKKIQGLIKSGEIKFIYKDFPFLSEDSKRSAIYLRGVYDHFGTDSYWKMHDMLYQNQTKDKKIKNYFTEDRLSQYASETLGKSKTQQLRETFQNKQYSSFTDKSYLDGEKHGVDGTPAVFINGHLILKEPWDVDNIFKAIELIK from the coding sequence TTGGAGAATCACACAGGAAATAATAACAGATTCCGAACTGTTGTCTTAAGTATCCTCATTTTATTTTGTTTAGTAATAGTGAGCTATACAGGCTATAGATTGTGGGCTTCTTCACAGTTGAATAACCAATTATTGGCACAGGATAAACAAAAAATTGATGTACAAGGCTTCCCATATTTAGGAAGTAAGGATGCACCAATAACTATTGTGGAATATGGGGATTACCGATGCTATTACTGCAGATTATTTTTTAATAACGTTCTTGAAAATAAGAAAATTCAAGGCCTGATTAAGTCTGGAGAAATAAAGTTTATTTATAAGGATTTTCCTTTTTTAAGTGAAGACTCAAAACGCAGCGCCATTTACCTAAGGGGTGTTTATGACCATTTTGGTACAGATTCGTACTGGAAAATGCACGATATGCTTTATCAGAACCAGACAAAAGATAAAAAAATAAAGAATTATTTCACGGAAGACAGGCTTTCTCAATATGCATCAGAAACTCTTGGTAAAAGTAAGACGCAACAATTAAGAGAAACTTTTCAAAACAAGCAATACTCGAGTTTTACTGACAAGAGTTATTTGGATGGGGAAAAACATGGTGTGGATGGAACACCTGCTGTGTTTATAAATGGTCATCTGATTTTAAAAGAACCCTGGGATGTAGACAATATATTTAAAGCTATAGAGCTTATTAAATAA
- a CDS encoding amidase, giving the protein MVKKNDYGAFIDPDMDLPPTGHGLLDDLTFAVKDVFAVRGYKNSAGNPEWFAHAEKAEQHADVIDQLLGHGGRLTGRTVTDELMYSLKGDNIHFPPTINPRSPESFSGGSSSGSAVAAAARLVDFAMGTDTGGSVRIPSAYCGIYGMRPSHGLISMRHVIPLAPSFDTVGWMSDDKHVLTQVGETILPEQKINSYRNFFRLEDAFQLLSGKDDLKEYLNVMTKLNQKYKLQSIHLSKCWSFHDLTECFRILQGREAWESHGHWINKHHPKFGKDIANRFKMASEIQKDSEYYGMRQLKEKFTSAIRNLLGHDSLLIIPTTIGPAPERKSDFNTIESLRNETMKLTCIAGLSGLPQITVPISNSVKPLGLSFISGLNTDKQLLYFINHLDIS; this is encoded by the coding sequence ATGGTTAAAAAAAATGATTACGGTGCTTTCATTGATCCTGACATGGATCTACCTCCGACAGGTCATGGATTATTAGATGATCTGACTTTCGCTGTAAAAGATGTATTTGCAGTCAGAGGATATAAAAATAGTGCAGGAAATCCTGAGTGGTTTGCTCATGCTGAAAAAGCAGAACAACATGCAGATGTTATTGATCAATTACTGGGTCACGGTGGAAGGCTTACTGGCCGCACCGTAACTGATGAGCTGATGTATAGTCTGAAGGGGGATAACATACACTTTCCTCCGACCATTAATCCACGCTCCCCTGAATCCTTTTCGGGCGGTTCTTCAAGTGGATCAGCAGTTGCGGCAGCTGCACGTCTGGTAGATTTTGCGATGGGGACAGACACTGGTGGATCTGTACGTATACCCTCAGCTTATTGTGGCATTTATGGAATGCGCCCCTCCCATGGCCTGATTTCAATGAGACATGTGATCCCTTTGGCACCGAGTTTTGATACAGTGGGATGGATGTCGGATGACAAACATGTATTGACACAAGTCGGCGAAACGATTTTGCCGGAACAGAAAATAAACAGCTACAGAAATTTCTTTAGATTAGAAGATGCATTTCAATTGTTGAGTGGAAAGGATGATCTGAAGGAATATTTAAATGTCATGACGAAATTGAATCAAAAATACAAGCTTCAATCCATACATCTTTCAAAATGCTGGTCTTTCCATGACTTGACTGAATGCTTCAGAATCCTTCAGGGGAGAGAAGCCTGGGAGTCTCATGGGCATTGGATAAATAAACACCATCCGAAGTTTGGTAAAGATATTGCCAATCGCTTTAAAATGGCTTCTGAAATTCAAAAAGACAGCGAATATTATGGCATGCGTCAACTAAAGGAAAAATTTACTTCAGCAATTCGAAACTTACTGGGGCATGATTCATTGTTAATCATTCCAACAACAATTGGGCCTGCCCCTGAAAGAAAAAGCGACTTTAACACAATTGAGTCTTTAAGAAATGAAACGATGAAATTGACATGTATTGCAGGCCTTTCCGGACTTCCGCAAATTACCGTGCCAATTTCAAATTCCGTAAAGCCACTTGGCCTTTCATTCATATCAGGATTAAATACGGATAAGCAGTTGTTATATTTTATTAATCATCTGGACATTTCATAA
- a CDS encoding FadR/GntR family transcriptional regulator has translation MIVVSETVQKYLLDYIKKRAKPGEKLPSEREIARMLEVGRSSVREALQSLCERGIIEKKPGKGNYLKEDSANQIAYNIRTLLPTFDIHSSIDLLEFRRGIETETAYLAALRRTDDTIAVLQKSIEDLELCVKNGASIIAPDLTFHNTIAHSAQNKVITEVYDSLVEWFKKVRIEMAINDDVDHAIYYHTEMLKAIKEKDADRSSLLMRRHIEDVLLHYKKMLSEITEQN, from the coding sequence GTGATCGTTGTAAGTGAAACGGTTCAGAAGTATTTACTTGATTATATCAAGAAGAGAGCAAAGCCCGGCGAAAAACTTCCTTCAGAGAGGGAAATTGCCCGAATGCTTGAAGTTGGCCGTTCTTCAGTACGTGAAGCCTTACAGTCTCTTTGTGAGCGAGGGATAATAGAAAAAAAGCCAGGGAAGGGAAATTATCTCAAAGAAGATTCAGCAAACCAAATTGCGTATAACATTCGGACATTGCTTCCAACCTTTGATATCCATTCATCAATTGATCTGCTTGAATTTCGCAGAGGAATAGAGACCGAGACTGCGTATTTAGCTGCTTTGCGCCGAACTGATGATACAATTGCTGTGCTGCAAAAATCAATTGAAGATCTGGAGCTCTGTGTGAAGAATGGCGCTTCGATTATTGCACCCGATCTGACTTTTCATAACACAATAGCTCATTCTGCTCAAAATAAAGTGATTACGGAAGTCTATGATTCCCTTGTTGAATGGTTTAAAAAGGTTCGAATTGAAATGGCGATAAATGATGATGTAGACCATGCCATTTATTATCATACTGAAATGCTGAAAGCCATTAAGGAAAAAGATGCTGATAGAAGTAGTTTGTTAATGAGAAGGCATATTGAGGATGTTCTGTTACATTACAAAAAAATGCTTTCTGAGATCACTGAACAAAATTAA
- a CDS encoding chromate transporter → MLAKRGMVATAQQLAAQAGLDILKKSGSAIDAPIATAASLIVLEPTSNIGYEVGGLPGSIVALLATVSPSLILLIVLLRLLFRFEDSPKVKWLTLLIRPIIVVMLGMMAWDFFSTSQAESGWLPMILIGAASFVLMQRFRLHPAFVIAGALLIGGLFMG, encoded by the coding sequence ATGCTTGCAAAAAGAGGCATGGTGGCGACCGCACAGCAGCTCGCTGCACAGGCAGGACTGGACATACTGAAAAAAAGTGGGAGCGCCATCGATGCACCCATTGCCACAGCCGCATCACTGATTGTACTGGAACCGACGTCGAATATCGGTTATGAAGTCGGAGGCCTCCCGGGTTCGATCGTCGCTCTGCTGGCGACCGTCAGCCCTTCGCTGATTCTGCTGATTGTGCTGCTTCGCCTGCTGTTCCGGTTTGAAGATTCGCCGAAGGTCAAATGGCTGACGCTCCTGATCCGTCCGATCATCGTGGTCATGCTTGGCATGATGGCCTGGGACTTTTTTTCAACGTCGCAGGCAGAATCCGGCTGGCTCCCGATGATCCTGATCGGAGCCGCAAGTTTCGTGCTGATGCAGCGATTCCGGCTCCATCCGGCCTTTGTTATCGCCGGTGCCCTTCTGATCGGCGGCCTGTTCATGGGCTAA
- a CDS encoding NERD domain-containing protein translates to MECKKQYAPLRLLTAGALLDHLPPGWPGCMPIEEEHARRLTGWRGEQNLAYYLDLLTEDFRIFYGLRENAMNHFFQMDVLLIKENFALILEVKNYAGTLVFESATGQMIRLLNGRRDGFPNPIVQVHRQRDMMHVWLHARRLPQIPIEPLVIISSSSTIIENPSNSREVRDKVIHAEQVPFKLAMLMEKYKHSPTLSHLNQIERQLLEGHTDPPLNILEKYQILPDNLLRGVRCPHCHLFGMRRVYATWVCPRCGTASRTAHEQMILDYFLLCGETMTNKEGRWWLGTENRQLIHRLTQKMNINIAGSGRGAGQYYVRPSHEYFHQYDQMQRSMNRRIR, encoded by the coding sequence ATGGAATGCAAAAAGCAATACGCCCCGCTGCGTCTGCTAACGGCCGGGGCCCTGCTCGATCATCTGCCGCCAGGATGGCCCGGTTGTATGCCGATTGAGGAGGAGCATGCCAGAAGGCTGACCGGATGGCGCGGCGAGCAGAATCTCGCTTACTACCTTGATCTTCTGACTGAGGATTTCAGAATTTTTTATGGTCTTCGGGAAAACGCGATGAATCATTTTTTTCAGATGGATGTTCTTCTCATCAAAGAAAATTTTGCCTTAATTTTAGAAGTGAAAAATTATGCAGGAACGCTCGTGTTCGAATCCGCTACCGGGCAAATGATCCGACTGTTAAACGGACGGCGGGACGGATTCCCCAATCCAATCGTCCAGGTCCATCGCCAGCGTGATATGATGCATGTCTGGCTTCATGCGCGCCGCCTGCCACAAATCCCCATCGAACCGCTCGTAATCATTTCCAGCTCATCAACAATCATTGAAAACCCGAGTAATTCCCGGGAAGTGCGTGATAAAGTGATTCACGCCGAACAGGTTCCCTTCAAATTAGCCATGCTGATGGAAAAATACAAACACAGCCCGACCCTTTCTCACCTGAATCAGATCGAACGCCAGCTGCTCGAAGGACATACCGATCCACCGCTGAATATTTTGGAGAAATACCAGATACTTCCGGACAACCTGCTGCGCGGCGTTCGCTGCCCGCACTGCCATTTGTTCGGCATGCGGCGTGTCTATGCCACCTGGGTCTGCCCGCGCTGTGGCACGGCATCTCGAACGGCCCACGAACAGATGATTCTGGACTACTTTCTGTTATGCGGGGAGACGATGACCAACAAAGAGGGCCGCTGGTGGCTGGGCACAGAGAATCGACAATTGATCCACCGACTTACGCAAAAAATGAATATTAATATTGCCGGCTCCGGCCGCGGAGCCGGTCAATACTATGTCAGGCCATCCCATGAATACTTCCATCAGTACGATCAAATGCAGAGATCTATGAACAGACGCATCCGCTGA
- a CDS encoding IS256 family transposase, with amino-acid sequence MQNYRNYGNMTIRELASQCESVDDVQTMIRDLFKETLQVIFEAEMDHHLGYEKHAFVGNNSGNSRNGYSKKSIKSKYGNMALDIPRDRNGAFEPQIIKKHETALNGLDHQIIGLYAKGMSTRDIEDHMRDLYGISVSPAMVSKVTDKVLPLIYDWHSRPLEKVYTIVYLDAIHFKVKQDHRIVNKAAYTVLGINTEGMKDILGLWIGENESASFWLSVCNDLKSRGVEDILIACKDGLSGFSEAINAAFPKTRIQLCVIHQLRNSIKYISTKNRQPFLNDIKKVYKAFTIEQAELAFEEVKKNWADKYPRVIESWETNWLELTAYFEYPTEIRKIIYTTNTVEGFHRQLRKVTKSKNAYPTDDALRKIIYLATMDITKKWTLAIPGWFECRAQLRIIFGDRFTSSLPDKDL; translated from the coding sequence ATGCAAAATTATCGCAACTACGGTAACATGACAATTCGTGAACTTGCCAGCCAATGTGAAAGTGTCGACGATGTACAAACAATGATTCGTGATTTATTCAAAGAGACCCTTCAAGTGATTTTTGAAGCTGAAATGGACCATCATTTGGGTTACGAGAAGCACGCTTTTGTAGGAAATAATTCTGGAAACAGCCGCAATGGTTACAGTAAGAAGTCGATCAAATCCAAGTATGGAAACATGGCTCTGGACATTCCAAGAGATCGAAATGGGGCGTTTGAACCCCAAATTATTAAGAAACATGAGACCGCCCTGAACGGTTTGGATCATCAAATTATTGGCTTGTATGCTAAAGGGATGTCTACCCGCGATATTGAAGATCATATGCGCGATCTCTATGGGATCAGTGTTTCACCGGCCATGGTGAGTAAGGTTACCGATAAAGTGCTTCCCCTTATCTATGACTGGCATTCTCGTCCCTTAGAGAAAGTCTACACGATCGTTTATCTGGATGCCATTCACTTCAAAGTGAAGCAAGATCATCGGATTGTGAATAAGGCTGCGTACACCGTACTTGGCATCAATACGGAAGGAATGAAAGATATTCTCGGGCTCTGGATTGGTGAAAATGAGAGTGCCAGTTTCTGGCTTAGCGTCTGCAATGACTTGAAAAGCCGAGGTGTCGAAGACATCCTCATTGCCTGTAAAGACGGGCTTTCCGGCTTCTCCGAAGCCATCAATGCGGCCTTCCCAAAGACGCGCATCCAGCTCTGTGTGATTCACCAGTTGCGCAACAGTATCAAGTATATATCGACTAAAAATCGCCAGCCTTTTCTCAACGATATTAAAAAAGTCTATAAAGCCTTTACTATTGAACAGGCAGAATTAGCCTTTGAGGAGGTCAAGAAAAATTGGGCGGATAAATATCCAAGAGTTATTGAATCCTGGGAGACCAACTGGTTAGAACTCACGGCTTATTTTGAGTATCCAACTGAAATCAGAAAGATAATCTATACAACCAACACCGTTGAAGGGTTCCACCGTCAACTCAGAAAAGTGACCAAGTCAAAGAATGCTTACCCTACCGATGATGCGTTGCGAAAGATTATCTATCTGGCTACGATGGACATCACAAAAAAGTGGACGTTAGCCATTCCAGGATGGTTTGAATGCAGGGCGCAACTCCGGATCATTTTTGGGGACCGCTTCACGTCCAGTCTCCCAGACAAAGACTTATGA